The Aureitalea marina genome includes a window with the following:
- a CDS encoding T9SS type A sorting domain-containing protein, translating to MKQFYFLLAGLITVATMNAQVDIELDENAPWEGFMNVFETDCTSFVFNSGWGVGDLQTVVDTKAGTITLQPNYNTYENAINSGDQGEIDFWTDGMGGGNKCMDASTLVPDNSLLGQELTFSGFVESNTLDGAYEVFAFIKVFNADFSAVKTETAELVAGQNFEVVFTDLDGEFDANVQYGFTVIGINANRDNEDALGSVVLSAPALSVEDNNLVQIEAFPNPATSSFNLKANEPIQSVAIFNILGQQVLNETPNRSNVVINVSSLQEGQYLARVATPSGVQTIKLVKR from the coding sequence ATGAAACAGTTTTATTTTTTACTAGCCGGGCTGATCACCGTAGCCACCATGAATGCACAGGTGGACATCGAGCTCGATGAAAACGCACCCTGGGAAGGTTTTATGAACGTCTTTGAAACCGATTGTACTTCCTTCGTTTTTAATAGTGGTTGGGGTGTGGGAGACCTTCAAACCGTAGTGGATACCAAGGCGGGCACTATAACGCTGCAGCCAAACTACAACACCTATGAGAACGCTATTAATAGCGGGGATCAAGGAGAAATTGATTTCTGGACCGATGGAATGGGCGGAGGTAACAAGTGTATGGATGCCTCTACTCTTGTTCCAGATAACTCTTTGCTGGGCCAGGAACTTACCTTTTCAGGCTTTGTTGAGAGTAACACCCTGGATGGGGCATATGAGGTTTTCGCCTTTATCAAGGTATTCAACGCAGACTTTTCTGCTGTTAAAACTGAGACTGCCGAGCTGGTTGCTGGACAGAACTTCGAAGTTGTGTTCACTGATCTGGATGGTGAATTTGACGCCAACGTTCAATACGGTTTTACTGTTATCGGAATTAATGCAAACCGTGACAACGAGGATGCACTGGGTAGTGTAGTTCTTTCCGCCCCTGCATTGAGTGTTGAGGATAACAACCTAGTACAAATTGAAGCTTTCCCTAACCCAGCAACTAGCTCGTTTAACCTGAAAGCTAATGAGCCTATCCAAAGCGTCGCTATTTTTAATATTCTTGGGCAGCAAGTATTGAATGAGACCCCTAACAGATCTAATGTAGTAATCAATGTTAGTTCTTTACAAGAAGGTCAGTACTTGGCACGAGTTGCAACACCATCAGGTGTGCAAACCATAAAATTGGTGAAACGATAG
- a CDS encoding solute:sodium symporter family transporter codes for MISIISFVAFTAMVGIISYFATRKTDENTSDGYFLGGRSLTAGVIAGSLLLTNLSTEQIVGLNGQAYAEGILVMAWETLAAIAIVVTALYLLPRYLKSGLTTVPTFLANRFDVSTKTMTSALFLTGYVVVLLPVILYSGSLAVSGMFNIPEMLNVTDNQALWICVWGIGIIGAIYAVFGGLKAVAVSDSINAVGLLVGGLLIPVFGLMALGDGSMGEGINILMRENPEKFNSIGSKTASIPFHTIFTGMMLVQLFYWGTNQQIIQRALAAKNLKEGQKGLMLAAFIKILGPIIVVLPGIIAYQYFKADGGLETADAAYPMLVNAVLPASLLGFFAAVLFGAILSSFNSVLNSSVTLFGIDIYKQHINKDADEKTVVKYGKIFGTILAIAAMFIAPLLQNAGSLFNYLQEVNGIYSIPILTIIVVGFTTTRVPAIAAKIGLLSGSLLYIISQFVLQPYFVDKAMTKAEAAGITDAQMLAEIKADAYWPYLDVMAALFVVNIIIMLIIGKVRPRPEPYVQEYTKQVDITPWKHVRIAGLLVVVIVVSTYIYFR; via the coding sequence ATGATTTCCATTATCTCCTTTGTTGCCTTTACCGCTATGGTAGGGATCATCTCGTATTTCGCGACTCGAAAAACAGACGAAAACACCTCCGATGGTTACTTTCTTGGAGGGCGAAGTCTAACTGCAGGGGTCATTGCGGGTTCCTTGCTTTTGACAAATCTCTCCACCGAGCAGATCGTTGGTTTGAACGGTCAGGCTTATGCCGAGGGAATACTGGTTATGGCATGGGAAACTCTAGCTGCTATTGCTATTGTAGTAACTGCACTTTATCTTCTTCCTAGATACTTAAAAAGTGGTTTGACCACGGTTCCGACCTTTCTGGCCAATCGATTTGACGTTTCAACCAAAACCATGACCTCAGCCTTGTTCCTAACAGGTTATGTTGTGGTATTGCTTCCTGTAATACTCTACTCAGGATCTTTGGCCGTAAGCGGGATGTTCAATATCCCGGAAATGCTCAATGTGACCGATAACCAAGCCTTATGGATTTGTGTTTGGGGTATCGGTATCATCGGTGCCATTTATGCAGTATTTGGAGGGTTGAAGGCGGTTGCGGTTTCAGATTCCATCAATGCAGTGGGGTTGTTGGTCGGTGGATTACTCATTCCAGTCTTTGGATTGATGGCTTTAGGAGATGGCAGTATGGGCGAAGGGATCAATATCCTGATGCGAGAAAACCCTGAAAAATTCAATTCTATAGGAAGCAAAACAGCGTCTATTCCATTTCACACCATCTTTACCGGTATGATGTTGGTTCAGCTTTTTTATTGGGGAACCAACCAGCAGATCATTCAGCGTGCGCTCGCTGCCAAAAACCTCAAAGAAGGTCAGAAGGGATTAATGCTTGCTGCTTTTATTAAAATCTTAGGCCCCATCATCGTAGTGCTACCCGGTATAATTGCCTATCAATATTTCAAAGCTGACGGAGGACTAGAAACTGCAGATGCGGCGTATCCGATGTTGGTAAATGCAGTCCTGCCTGCCTCCTTGCTAGGGTTCTTCGCTGCCGTCCTATTTGGGGCAATTCTAAGTTCTTTCAATAGTGTCCTGAACAGCTCGGTGACCTTATTCGGTATTGACATCTACAAGCAGCACATCAATAAAGATGCAGACGAAAAAACTGTGGTGAAATACGGGAAGATCTTTGGAACTATACTGGCAATAGCGGCCATGTTCATAGCGCCCTTACTACAGAATGCAGGAAGCTTATTCAACTATCTACAAGAGGTGAACGGGATCTACAGTATTCCAATCTTGACCATCATAGTCGTTGGGTTCACAACAACAAGAGTTCCGGCGATCGCGGCCAAAATTGGGCTTCTTTCCGGTTCTTTATTGTACATAATCAGCCAGTTCGTACTTCAGCCATACTTTGTTGATAAAGCAATGACAAAGGCCGAAGCTGCCGGAATTACAGATGCTCAGATGTTGGCCGAGATTAAGGCAGACGCCTATTGGCCATACCTGGATGTTATGGCCGCCCTATTTGTGGTCAATATCATCATTATGCTGATAATTGGTAAGGTTAGACCTAGGCCAGAGCCTTACGTACAGGAGTACACCAAGCAGGTGGACATCACACCATGGAAACACGTGCGCATTGCCGGTCTGCTGGTGGTTGTTATCGTAGTCAGCACTTACATCTACTTCCGATAG
- the mtgA gene encoding monofunctional biosynthetic peptidoglycan transglycosylase, producing MIKRVFKFALKLIGWFVFISLFLVVVYRWVPIYYTPLMAIRSVDKDISGARQHQWVSLEEISPNLQLAVIASEDQRFLNHRGFDLDAIRKAIEEKQSGKRLRGGSTISQQTAKNVFLWPGRSWIRKGLESWFTLLIETFWSKERILEVYLNSIEMGPQVYGAEAASRYWFDRSAKELNQDQSAALAAILPNPLQYKARPKTNYIAGRVRWIKRQMINLGPINWEP from the coding sequence ATGATTAAGAGAGTTTTTAAGTTCGCCCTTAAGCTGATCGGATGGTTCGTATTCATCAGCCTTTTCTTGGTGGTTGTATACCGCTGGGTACCGATCTACTATACCCCCTTAATGGCCATCCGCAGTGTGGACAAAGATATATCGGGGGCTAGACAGCATCAATGGGTTTCGCTGGAGGAGATCTCTCCAAATTTGCAACTGGCTGTCATTGCCTCTGAGGACCAACGCTTTTTGAATCACAGGGGTTTTGATCTTGATGCCATTAGGAAAGCCATTGAAGAAAAGCAATCCGGAAAACGATTACGAGGTGGGAGTACCATCTCTCAGCAAACAGCAAAGAATGTATTTCTCTGGCCTGGGAGAAGCTGGATCCGAAAAGGTTTGGAGAGCTGGTTCACCCTACTTATTGAAACTTTTTGGAGCAAGGAACGTATCCTGGAGGTGTATCTGAATAGTATCGAAATGGGCCCTCAGGTCTATGGGGCGGAGGCCGCGTCCCGCTATTGGTTTGACCGATCGGCCAAAGAGTTAAACCAGGATCAGAGTGCAGCACTGGCTGCCATACTGCCTAATCCGCTACAATACAAAGCTCGTCCCAAGACAAATTATATTGCGGGGAGAGTTCGCTGGATCAAGCGTCAGATGATCAACTTAGGTCCTATAAATTGGGAACCTTGA
- the accC gene encoding acetyl-CoA carboxylase biotin carboxylase subunit → MFNKILIANRGEIALRVIRTCKEMGIKTVAVYSTADAESLHVRFADEAVCIGPPPSTESYLKMANIIAAAEITNADAIHPGYGFLSENARFSRICADNGLKFIGASPEMIEKMGDKATAKATMKEAGVPCVPGSEGVIPDFPTCKKLAVEVGYPVMLKASAGGGGKGMRAVWTEDELEDAWNSARQESKAAFGNDDMYMEKLIEEPRHIEIQIVGDSTGRACHLSERDCSIQRRHQKLTEETPSPFMTDKLREDMGKAAVKAAEYIKYEGAGTVEFLVDKNRNFYFMEMNTRIQVEHPITEEVVDHDLIREQIKVAAGIPISGKNYTPQLHSIECRINAEDPFHDFRPSPGRITTLHAPGGHGVRLDTHVYAGYVIPPNYDSMIAKLIVTAQTREEAISKMRRALDEFVIEGIQTTIPFHRQLMDDPAYIEGNYTTAFMNDWEMEEFDEE, encoded by the coding sequence ATGTTTAATAAGATTCTGATTGCGAACAGGGGAGAGATTGCCCTGCGTGTAATTCGCACATGCAAGGAGATGGGTATTAAGACCGTTGCGGTTTATTCTACTGCCGATGCCGAAAGTCTGCACGTTCGTTTTGCGGACGAGGCAGTTTGCATAGGTCCTCCACCAAGTACTGAGAGCTATTTGAAAATGGCTAACATCATAGCAGCTGCGGAAATAACCAATGCTGATGCCATACATCCGGGATACGGTTTTCTTTCTGAGAATGCGAGATTTTCTCGTATTTGTGCCGATAATGGATTGAAATTCATTGGAGCTTCTCCGGAAATGATCGAAAAAATGGGAGACAAGGCAACAGCTAAAGCTACCATGAAAGAAGCGGGTGTTCCTTGTGTACCAGGGAGTGAAGGGGTGATACCAGACTTTCCTACCTGTAAGAAACTTGCAGTAGAAGTTGGCTACCCGGTTATGCTTAAAGCCAGTGCCGGTGGTGGTGGAAAAGGAATGCGTGCAGTCTGGACCGAGGACGAATTGGAAGACGCGTGGAACTCTGCTCGTCAAGAGAGTAAGGCGGCCTTTGGAAACGACGACATGTATATGGAGAAACTCATCGAAGAGCCTCGCCATATCGAGATACAGATCGTCGGAGACAGTACGGGTCGAGCTTGTCACTTGTCAGAACGCGACTGTTCTATCCAGCGTCGTCACCAAAAACTGACCGAAGAAACTCCAAGTCCGTTTATGACAGACAAGTTACGGGAGGACATGGGTAAAGCTGCGGTTAAAGCTGCGGAGTATATCAAGTACGAGGGAGCAGGAACAGTAGAATTCTTAGTGGATAAAAACCGGAATTTCTACTTTATGGAGATGAACACTCGTATTCAGGTTGAGCACCCGATCACGGAAGAGGTGGTAGATCATGACCTGATTAGGGAACAGATCAAAGTGGCAGCTGGGATTCCGATATCTGGGAAAAACTATACGCCTCAGTTGCATTCTATCGAGTGTAGGATCAATGCAGAGGATCCATTCCACGATTTCAGACCTTCTCCGGGCCGAATCACGACACTTCACGCTCCAGGTGGACACGGAGTTCGTTTGGACACTCACGTTTATGCAGGATATGTTATTCCGCCAAACTACGATTCCATGATCGCCAAGCTGATTGTGACAGCTCAGACCAGGGAAGAGGCCATCAGCAAAATGCGCCGTGCTTTGGATGAGTTCGTTATCGAAGGAATACAGACCACCATCCCATTCCATCGTCAGTTAATGGACGATCCGGCCTACATAGAAGGTAATTATACCACTGCCTTCATGAACGACTGGGAAATGGAGGAATTTGACGAAGAATAA
- the accB gene encoding acetyl-CoA carboxylase biotin carboxyl carrier protein: MELKDIQNLIKFVAKSGASEVKLEMGEVKITIRTGKDERNEPTYVQQMPAVAPVQPQVIAAAPVEAAPVAPAASEPAPAAEASDDSKYVTVKSPIIGTFYRKPSPDKPVFAEVGDTVAPGDVLCVIEAMKLFNEIESEVSGKIVKILVDDATPVEFDQPLFLVDPS; the protein is encoded by the coding sequence ATGGAGTTAAAAGACATCCAGAATTTGATCAAGTTTGTCGCCAAATCTGGGGCGAGCGAGGTCAAACTAGAAATGGGAGAGGTCAAAATCACCATTCGAACCGGTAAAGATGAACGGAACGAACCCACCTATGTGCAGCAAATGCCGGCAGTGGCGCCCGTTCAACCACAGGTTATTGCCGCTGCGCCAGTAGAGGCTGCTCCTGTGGCGCCTGCTGCTTCAGAACCAGCTCCGGCGGCTGAAGCATCGGACGATTCCAAGTATGTTACCGTGAAATCCCCAATCATAGGTACCTTCTACAGAAAACCTTCACCAGACAAGCCCGTATTCGCCGAAGTAGGTGACACAGTCGCTCCCGGAGATGTGCTATGTGTGATTGAAGCGATGAAACTATTCAACGAGATCGAAAGTGAAGTATCCGGGAAGATCGTGAAGATCTTAGTGGATGACGCGACACCGGTCGAGTTTGATCAACCTTTATTCCTTGTTGATCCCTCTTAA
- a CDS encoding beta-ketoacyl-ACP synthase III produces the protein MSKINAAITAVGGYVPDYVLTNQILETMVDTNDEWITTRTGIKERRLLKDPNKGTSYLAIQAAKDLLEKSKTDPKDIDMIILATATPDMPVAATGVYVASEIGAVNAFSYDLVAACSSFLYGMSTAARYIESGRYKKVMLIGADKMSSIIDYEDRATCIIFGDGAGAVLFEPSEDGLGVVDEYLRSDGIGREHLKIDAGGSILPASHDTVENKQHYVFQDGKTVFKFAVSNMADACAQVMDRNNLSGDDVQWLVPHQANKRIIDAAARRMELDDDKVMMNIHRYGNTTSATLPLCLMDYESQLKKGDNVVFASFGGGFTWGAIYLKWAYDSN, from the coding sequence ATGAGTAAGATCAACGCAGCAATTACCGCTGTAGGGGGATATGTCCCCGACTATGTACTCACTAATCAGATCCTAGAAACGATGGTGGACACCAATGATGAATGGATCACCACGCGTACAGGGATAAAAGAGCGCCGCCTGTTGAAGGACCCGAACAAAGGGACCAGCTATCTGGCAATCCAGGCCGCCAAGGACTTGCTTGAGAAGAGCAAGACCGATCCCAAGGACATTGACATGATCATTTTGGCAACTGCGACTCCGGATATGCCGGTTGCAGCTACAGGCGTTTACGTCGCTTCTGAGATAGGAGCCGTAAACGCTTTTTCATATGACCTGGTCGCTGCCTGCTCCAGTTTTCTTTACGGTATGTCTACAGCTGCCCGGTATATCGAATCCGGCAGGTATAAAAAGGTTATGCTGATTGGAGCAGATAAGATGTCCTCTATCATCGATTACGAAGATCGAGCTACTTGTATCATCTTTGGTGATGGAGCAGGTGCTGTTCTTTTTGAACCATCTGAGGATGGTCTGGGCGTAGTAGATGAGTACTTAAGATCTGACGGGATTGGACGGGAGCACCTCAAGATAGATGCAGGGGGTTCTATACTTCCGGCTTCTCACGATACAGTTGAAAACAAGCAACATTACGTCTTTCAGGATGGAAAGACCGTATTCAAATTTGCCGTTTCCAACATGGCCGATGCCTGTGCGCAGGTCATGGATCGCAATAACTTGTCTGGCGACGACGTCCAGTGGTTGGTGCCTCATCAGGCGAATAAGCGGATTATAGATGCCGCTGCCCGCCGCATGGAACTCGACGATGACAAGGTCATGATGAATATCCATCGATATGGCAACACAACCTCAGCTACGCTGCCTTTGTGTTTGATGGATTACGAATCTCAGTTGAAAAAAGGTGATAACGTCGTATTCGCTTCCTTTGGTGGCGGATTTACCTGGGGCGCCATTTATTTGAAATGGGCCTACGACTCAAACTAA
- the rpmF gene encoding 50S ribosomal protein L32 codes for MAHPKRKISKSRRDKRRTHYKASMPQLATDPTTGEAHLYHRAHWHEGKLYYRGQVVIDSTEAVEA; via the coding sequence ATGGCTCATCCTAAGCGAAAAATTTCCAAGTCTAGAAGAGACAAGAGAAGAACGCACTACAAGGCGTCAATGCCTCAGCTGGCCACCGATCCAACAACTGGCGAGGCTCATCTTTACCACCGCGCCCACTGGCACGAAGGTAAGTTGTATTATCGCGGTCAGGTTGTGATCGACTCGACCGAAGCGGTAGAGGCCTAA
- a CDS encoding DUF177 domain-containing protein: MDKVFGEFMEELKEYTIPFIGLKAGAHQFKFQIGQEFFEHFEYEDFNDSQIELVVGMIKKLTMLEFDLDFEGKANVNCDLTNEIFDLPVSGSHQFVVKFGHEFDDHNEDLMIIPHGSHEVNIQQQVYETIVLSLPSRRIHPGVKDGSLKSEILDKLNELSLGNQTGDDSDDTDPRWDDLKKLLTDK, encoded by the coding sequence GTGGATAAGGTATTTGGTGAGTTCATGGAGGAATTGAAAGAGTATACTATTCCCTTTATCGGGTTAAAAGCCGGAGCACACCAATTCAAGTTTCAAATAGGGCAGGAGTTCTTTGAGCATTTCGAGTATGAGGATTTTAACGATAGCCAGATTGAGCTGGTTGTCGGGATGATCAAGAAACTCACAATGTTGGAGTTTGACCTTGATTTTGAGGGTAAGGCCAATGTCAATTGTGATTTGACCAATGAGATTTTTGACCTTCCTGTTTCAGGTAGTCATCAGTTTGTGGTTAAATTTGGGCATGAGTTTGACGATCATAATGAAGATTTGATGATCATACCTCATGGAAGTCATGAAGTCAACATACAACAACAGGTGTATGAAACAATTGTGCTTTCTCTTCCTTCCAGGAGAATTCATCCGGGAGTGAAGGACGGAAGCCTAAAGAGCGAGATACTCGATAAACTCAATGAACTAAGTTTGGGTAACCAAACAGGCGATGATTCGGATGATACCGATCCTCGCTGGGACGATTTAAAGAAACTATTAACGGATAAATAA
- the pdxA gene encoding 4-hydroxythreonine-4-phosphate dehydrogenase PdxA, with amino-acid sequence MATPNKIKVGVSIGDLNGIGSEIILKTFSDNRMLDFCTPVIFGSVKLLSHIKKELGLELGLQGIENASKAVSKKVNVVNVWKDNVTVQLGAEDPSLGKYAVRSLEAAVDALKSGGIDVLVTAPIHKSNVQSESFQFPGHTDYLAQALEGESLMLMVSSSLRVGLLTDHLAVKDVSAAITPDLIKKKVQLMKQALIQDFGLIKPKIAMLGINPHTGDNGVIGSEDDDVMRPTLDEIRQEGTLVFGPYAADSFFGSGNYENFDGILAAYHDQGLIPFKTLSFGRGVNFTAGLSRIRTSPDHGTAFDLAGKNEASFDSFKEAVFSAVKIYRKRTEYAEISANPLKTGRKRPVVKKKS; translated from the coding sequence ATGGCAACACCCAATAAGATCAAGGTTGGAGTTTCAATTGGAGACCTGAATGGAATAGGAAGCGAGATCATACTCAAGACCTTTTCCGATAACCGTATGTTAGATTTTTGTACCCCTGTGATCTTTGGGTCCGTCAAATTATTATCACATATCAAGAAGGAGCTCGGATTAGAGCTTGGGCTGCAGGGAATTGAAAATGCCTCAAAAGCCGTTTCCAAAAAGGTCAATGTGGTCAATGTCTGGAAGGATAATGTCACCGTTCAACTAGGGGCAGAAGATCCTTCATTGGGTAAATATGCGGTGCGCTCATTGGAAGCAGCTGTAGATGCGCTGAAGTCCGGAGGTATTGATGTGCTTGTTACAGCCCCGATCCACAAATCCAATGTACAGTCTGAATCTTTCCAGTTCCCCGGTCATACAGATTATCTTGCTCAAGCCTTGGAAGGTGAGAGCTTGATGCTTATGGTTTCTAGTTCACTAAGGGTAGGCTTGCTCACCGATCACCTTGCTGTTAAGGATGTCAGTGCTGCGATCACACCAGATTTGATCAAGAAGAAGGTGCAGTTGATGAAGCAAGCTTTGATCCAGGATTTTGGTTTGATCAAGCCGAAAATCGCCATGTTAGGCATAAATCCGCATACAGGTGACAATGGTGTCATTGGGAGCGAAGATGATGATGTGATGCGTCCCACCCTGGATGAGATTAGGCAAGAAGGCACCCTCGTTTTTGGGCCGTATGCTGCAGACAGCTTCTTTGGCTCAGGCAACTACGAGAACTTCGATGGGATATTGGCTGCTTATCACGATCAGGGATTGATCCCGTTCAAGACCTTGTCATTTGGCCGAGGTGTAAATTTCACAGCTGGATTATCTAGGATCAGAACTTCTCCTGACCATGGAACGGCTTTTGATCTGGCGGGCAAGAATGAGGCTTCTTTTGACTCCTTTAAGGAGGCGGTTTTTTCAGCTGTAAAAATCTATCGCAAACGGACGGAATATGCGGAAATTTCAGCCAATCCGTTAAAGACAGGAAGAAAGCGTCCGGTTGTTAAAAAGAAATCATAA
- a CDS encoding riboflavin synthase, translating to MFTGIIEEVGLVKELRQAGDNIQFNIEAKITPELKIDQSVAHNGVCLTVIAIEGNNYWVEAIEETLVKSNLGTLGKNDLVNLERAMKLGDRLDGHIVQGHVDQVGTCLEARELDGSWTYRFQYDPSLGNVTIEKGSITVNGVSLTVVDSENSSFSVAIIPYTYKHTSFNQLQVGDKVNLEFDVIGKYVQRISQHK from the coding sequence ATGTTTACGGGAATAATTGAGGAAGTTGGGCTGGTCAAAGAATTAAGACAAGCGGGTGATAATATTCAGTTTAACATCGAGGCTAAAATTACCCCCGAGCTTAAAATAGATCAAAGTGTCGCGCACAATGGGGTGTGCTTGACGGTGATCGCGATCGAAGGCAACAACTATTGGGTCGAAGCCATTGAAGAAACCTTGGTAAAATCGAACCTGGGAACCCTCGGTAAAAATGACCTTGTAAACCTAGAAAGAGCAATGAAACTTGGAGATCGTTTGGACGGCCACATCGTTCAGGGGCATGTGGATCAGGTTGGAACCTGTTTGGAGGCCCGGGAACTTGACGGTAGCTGGACCTATCGGTTTCAATATGACCCGTCTCTGGGAAATGTTACCATCGAAAAGGGATCGATAACGGTCAATGGCGTCAGCTTAACTGTTGTAGACTCAGAAAATAGCTCTTTCTCGGTAGCTATCATTCCATATACCTATAAGCACACTAGTTTCAATCAACTACAAGTCGGCGATAAGGTCAATCTGGAATTTGATGTAATAGGGAAATATGTGCAGAGAATATCTCAACACAAATGA
- the mce gene encoding methylmalonyl-CoA epimerase yields MNKIEHLGIAVKDLDAAEKMYEDLLGVQSYKREEVPTEGVTTSFFKCGESKIELLVGTNPNSPISRYVEKRGEGLHHIAYAVDDIRSEIERLKEKGFVALNEEPKIGADNKLVAFLHPKSAGGVLVELCQDRSPE; encoded by the coding sequence GTGAACAAAATTGAACATTTGGGAATAGCCGTCAAGGACCTCGATGCGGCCGAGAAGATGTACGAAGATCTTTTGGGAGTCCAATCTTACAAAAGGGAAGAAGTGCCGACAGAAGGAGTGACGACCTCCTTCTTTAAATGTGGCGAGAGCAAGATCGAGCTCCTTGTAGGAACTAACCCCAACAGTCCGATTAGCCGTTACGTTGAGAAAAGAGGAGAAGGATTACACCATATTGCTTATGCCGTCGATGACATTCGCTCAGAGATTGAGCGGCTGAAAGAGAAAGGTTTTGTTGCCTTGAACGAAGAACCTAAAATCGGAGCGGATAACAAGCTGGTTGCATTCCTTCATCCAAAATCCGCAGGTGGCGTTTTGGTCGAATTATGCCAGGACAGAAGCCCTGAATAA
- the rbfA gene encoding 30S ribosome-binding factor RbfA: MAESNRQRKIAGVLQNDIAQVLQQMMTDGGQSGILVSVSKVSVSVDLSVAKVYLSIFPSEHASKLLKEINTHKSQIKHKVAVLTRNQLRKMPDLTFYNDDSLDYIDRIDQAFKGSDDPLKDPSLLAKRKKK, translated from the coding sequence ATGGCAGAAAGTAACAGACAACGAAAAATTGCAGGTGTTCTGCAAAACGATATTGCACAAGTACTGCAACAAATGATGACCGATGGAGGCCAGTCGGGAATTCTGGTTTCTGTTTCTAAGGTTTCTGTGTCCGTGGACTTATCTGTGGCCAAGGTTTATTTGAGCATTTTCCCCTCCGAACACGCCAGTAAGCTCCTTAAAGAGATCAATACTCACAAATCGCAAATCAAGCACAAAGTGGCTGTCCTTACCCGAAATCAGCTCAGAAAGATGCCAGACCTGACTTTCTACAATGACGACTCCTTGGATTATATCGATCGGATTGACCAGGCTTTCAAAGGTTCAGACGATCCATTGAAAGACCCCAGTCTACTGGCCAAGAGAAAAAAGAAATAG
- a CDS encoding ABC transporter permease, whose product MGFSLYIAKRYLFTKSKNNAINIITSIAAAGVVIGSLCLFVVLSGFSGLKDFSLQYTTLIDPDLKVSPASGKTILLDSTLIQELDRIPEIAHYSKIIEERVFLNFRGKNHIAVIKGVDENFERVNPVDSIMLDNDWLNPEQYEVVVGLGTAYKLSLGARNYQNLLEIYVPEKGANLSGVLDATQAFSKEQVVVSGIYEINEELNDKYVFADLALARNLLSLSQDQYSGLEVKLAPEASQEDARAKLNELFDNQVQVLDRVQQNDALYKMLNTENIAVYLIFTLVMIIALFNVIGSIIMMILDKRNNISTLFNLGATLKEIRQIFFFQGVIMTSLGGIIGILLGIILVYLQLQFEWVSITPSLAYPVKFKWINVIVVLLTISTLGMLAARIASIRVKAALNS is encoded by the coding sequence GTGGGGTTCTCCCTCTACATCGCCAAGCGCTACCTCTTTACAAAGAGCAAGAATAATGCTATCAACATCATTACCTCCATTGCAGCGGCAGGAGTAGTCATTGGATCTTTATGTCTTTTTGTTGTCCTTTCCGGATTCTCAGGCCTAAAGGATTTCAGCCTGCAGTATACTACCTTGATCGACCCAGACCTTAAGGTTAGCCCGGCTTCGGGAAAAACAATTTTATTGGATTCCACGCTAATTCAGGAGTTAGACCGAATTCCGGAGATTGCGCACTATTCTAAAATTATTGAAGAGCGTGTATTCCTGAATTTTCGAGGGAAAAACCATATAGCCGTCATCAAAGGCGTTGATGAAAATTTTGAGCGCGTTAATCCTGTGGATAGTATAATGCTGGATAATGACTGGCTTAACCCCGAACAGTATGAAGTGGTTGTCGGACTTGGAACGGCATATAAATTATCCCTCGGGGCTAGAAATTATCAGAACCTCTTAGAGATTTATGTTCCCGAAAAAGGCGCAAATCTCTCCGGTGTTCTAGATGCAACACAAGCTTTCAGCAAAGAACAGGTTGTTGTTTCCGGGATCTACGAGATAAACGAGGAATTGAACGATAAATATGTATTCGCCGACTTGGCCTTGGCGAGAAATCTGTTGTCACTTTCCCAAGATCAGTATTCAGGTTTAGAAGTTAAACTTGCGCCTGAAGCTTCCCAAGAGGATGCGCGTGCAAAATTGAACGAACTATTTGACAACCAGGTGCAAGTGTTGGATCGGGTTCAGCAGAATGACGCACTTTACAAAATGCTGAACACTGAGAACATTGCTGTTTACCTCATCTTTACACTCGTTATGATCATTGCTCTGTTCAATGTTATCGGTTCTATCATCATGATGATACTGGACAAACGCAACAACATTAGTACCCTGTTTAATTTGGGGGCTACATTGAAGGAGATCAGGCAGATCTTTTTCTTCCAAGGGGTTATCATGACCAGTCTCGGCGGAATAATTGGTATTCTCTTGGGAATTATCCTGGTCTATTTGCAATTGCAATTTGAGTGGGTCAGTATTACCCCTTCCCTGGCCTATCCGGTAAAGTTCAAGTGGATCAATGTGATTGTGGTCCTGTTGACCATTTCAACCCTGGGCATGCTAGCCGCAAGAATCGCTTCTATAAGGGTTAAGGCAGCCTTGAACAGCTGA